TTGCTCCACAAGGTCGGATGATTGATTCTCAATTATCAGAACACCAAGCTGAAGGATTCCTTGAAGGTTACACATTAACTGGTCGTCACGGATTCTTCGCAACTTATGAAGCATTCGGTCGTGTTGTTGATTCAATGCTTACTCAACACATGAAGTGGTTACGTAAGGCTAAGGATCTTTACTGGCGTCGTCAATACCCAGCATTGAACTTTGTTGATACTTCAACTGTATTCCAACAAGATCACAACGGTTACACTCACCAAGATCCAGGTCTATTGACTCACTTATTTGAAAAGGAACGTCCAGACCTTGTTAAGGAATACTTACCTGCTGATACTAACTCACTTATGGCTGTATCAAACAAGGCATTCCGTAACCAAGAATGTATCAACCTCTTTGTAACTTCAAAACACCCACGTGCACAATGGTTCTCCATTGATGAAGCTACTGAATTAGTTGACAATGGTCTTGGCTACATCAACTGGGCATCTACTGACCAAGGTAGCGAACCAGATGTTGTATTTGCTTCAGCTGGTACTGAACCTACTGAAGAAGCTCTTGCAGCTATTGACATTCTTCATGACAACTTCCCTGAATTGAAGATTCGTTACATCAACATCATTGAAATCATGAAGTTAATGAAGCAAGACAAGAACCCAGAAGGTTTGTCTGACGCAGAATTCAACCGTTACTTCACTACTGACAAGCCAGTTATCTTTGCATGGCATGGATTCCGTGACATGATCCAAGCATTGTTCTTCGATCGTGCAAACCGTAACGTTCACATTCACTCATACGAAGAAAATGGTGACATCACCACTCCATTCGACATGCGTGTATTAAACGAACTTGACCGGTTCCACTTAGCTAAGGATGCTATCCAAAGCGTTCCTGGTTACGAACAAAAGAGTGCTGCATTTGTTGCCAAGATGGACAACATGATTAACAAGCACAACCACTACATTCGTTCAGAAGGTAAGGACTTACCAGAAGTTACTAACTGGACTTGGAAGGGTCTTAAGTAAGTGGAGCTTATCAATACGAAAAAGAAAAATCCTAAAAAGTTATCGTTCATTTCAATTTACTTTTTAGGTATTAATGGTGTTATTGGGTCAGGTGCTTTTTTGCTACCACAAGTTATCTATAAAGATATGGATTTAGCAAGTGTCCTTGTCTTACTCTGTGCCGCTATTACGGTTAGCATGGTTGCGTTATGTTATGCGGACCTTTCTAGTTGTTTTACAGGATCAGGTGCGGCTTGGCTTTATTCATATAATGCATTTGGCCGGTTTACTGGCTATGAGCTCGGCATCTTTACGTGGCTTTTAGGATGCTGTACTTTATCTGCCGAAGTGGTAGCCTTATTGACAACTCTCCGAAGCTTTTTATCACTTTTTAATACTCATTGGGTATACTATGTTTCTGTTTTTGGCTTAATTTTATTATTTTCAATCATTAACTTCTTCGGCCGGACGCTTGTTAAGTTGGTCGATAACCTCTCTTCAGCTGCAAAAATGATTACGATCCTTGCTTTTATTGTTATTGGCGTTTTTTGTATTCACTTTGCTAATTTTTCACCGGTAATCCCTCATGCAGCAACCACCGGGGCAATGCCGCTTGCCAAACATTTTGGAGCAGCCTTTAGTGTTGTCTTCTATATGTTTACTGGCTTTTCCTTTATCCCAATTGCTGCAAAACAAATGACCGATCCAGAGAAAAATATTCCGCGCGTATTAATTGCCGTAATGGTTAGTGTAACGATTATGTATTCGCTAATGATGCTAGTAGCAATCCGTATTTTAGGAACTAGGATGTCAAAGTATAGTACACTAATTGCCAATGCTTTTGGAACTGGTGTCGGTAAATGGGGGTACATTTTAGTGATTGTGGGAATGTTGATCAGTATTTTTGGGGTAGCGTTTGCGGCCTCCTTTAACACTCCGTCATTAATTTTCTCACTAGCGAATGAACACGCAATGTTACCAAAGTGGGTTGGTAAAAAGAACCGCCATGATGCACCATGGGTAGCGATTATCCTGACAGCCGTTGTTTCGATGGTGTTAGTTACTCAATCTTACCTCTTTCTTGTTTCTTGTATTGTGCCTGCTTCGTTTGTTCAATATGTTCCATCAATTTTAGCAGTAATTAAGTTTAAACATACTAATGAATTCCCTAATCACGGGTTTAAGCTTCCAGGAAAATATATCATTCCAGTGTTAGCACTCTTAATCTCATGCTATATGGTAACCAATTTTACAATTAAGACGATTACAGTTGGTGTTGTAGTTGCCGTATTGGCTGCGGTTTCTTACTTCTTTATCAAGGTGGATGAGAAACACGAGGCACACCACCGTGCAATGTTGGAGAAGCTAAAACATTAAATGGAAATAACAATCAAACGAGATGGTCTAAAGCTATATGGTCTTCTTGAGGGAACAACGACGATTATAAACGATACAGTCGCAATTCTGATGCATGGCTTTAAGGGCAATCTGGGATATGATGATTCTAAAATTCTGTATGCTCTTTCGCACTATTTAAATCAACAAGGAATTTCAACGTTACGCTTTGACTTTGATGGAACTGGTCATAGTGATGGTGAATTCAAGGATATGACAGTTTTTAGTGAAATTCTGGATGGAATAAAAATCATTGACTATGCTCACACAACTATGCAAGCAAAGAAGATTTACCTAATTGGTCATTCGCAAGGTGGGGTAGTTGCTTCGATGCTGGCGGCTTATTATCGCGATATTATTACAAAACTAGTACTGCTGGCACCTGCTGCAACCTTGAAAGATGATGCATTAAAAGGAGTTTGTCAGGGAAGCCAATATGACCCTAACCATATACCAGAAACGGTTGATGTGCATGGCTTTACCGTTGGCGGTGACTACTTCCGAACGGCGCAGCTTTTACCAATTTACGAAACAGCGCAACATTATAGTGGCCCCACACTGCTAATTCATGGGTTAGCTGATAATGTGGTTTCCCCTGAAGCATCAAAGAAATATAATGTAATCATGCCTAACAGTGAGTTGCATTTAATTCCTGGAGAAGGGCATATGTTTAATGGCTCACGACGCCAAGAAATTTTGGAACTAGTAGCTAACTTTTTAAAAAATTAGATGAACTCAATTAAAGCAGCGTGTAAAACCTACTTGGTAATTGGGTCGCTAATTTTTGGAATGTTATTTGGGGCAGGAAATTTAATTTTTCCTGTACATTTAGGACAATTAGCCGGTAACCAGTGGATAGCAGCAACGGGCGGATTCTTGCTTTCCGGTGTTCTTTTACCGCTATTTGCATTACTTGCGATTAGTATTACACATGCAAATGGATTATATGAACTAGCTTTACCAAATGGGAAAAGGTTTGCCCTTATTTTCCTTATCCTGGTTCAAATAATTATTGGACCTTTATGTGCAACCCCGCGTACGGCAACTGTTCCTTATACGATTGGAGTTGCGCCATATTTAAGTAAAGGGATGCAAGGCTGGGGATTATTAGCCTATACCGGAGCATTTTTTCTAATTGTTTACTTTTTTGCAACGTGTGAAGGAAAAATCACCGAAATAATTGGTAAGGTTTTAAATCCAATTTTCCTTATTATGTTATTTTTGATCTTTCTTCTCGCCTTTGTTCATCCAATGGGAAGTACAACTACTCCCCAACCAACTCCAGAATATGTTAATCATGCCTTTAGTAATGGTTTTATTCAAGGATATAATACTGTTGATGCATTAGCAGCATTGGTTTTTGGCGTTACGATTATTACCGCAATTCGCCAACTTGGTTTTAAATCTCAACAATCAGTTTCACTTGCTACTACCAAGGGTGGAATGATTGGAATTTTGGGAATTGGGATTTTGTATATTGGACTAATTTATTTGGGAACAACGAGTCGGCATCAATTCGCAATCGCAGCCAATGGGGGAACAACATTAAATCAAATTGCTCATTATTATATGAGAGAGTTTGGAAATGTATTATTGTTAACCCTTGCGACAATCACGTGTATGACAACGGCGATGGGGTTAGTAGTCGCTTTTGCTCAGGACTTCCACTATCGTTTTCCCCAGATTTCTTATAAAGCCTTTTTGCGGGGCAATTGCCTGTTGTCATTTTTAGTTGCTAACATGGGACTGGACCGGATCGTTTCATGGTCGATACCAGTTTTAATGTTTCTTTACCCGCTAGCCATTGTGTTGATCCTACTAGGTATTTTTTCGCCCCTATTCAAGGGAGCTTCGTTAATTTACCGAATCACGACAGGTATAACAATGATTCCTGCATTTTTTGATATGGTAAATACTTTCCCACCGGTTTTACGGGATACCACATTTAGCATGTCATTAATCCATTTTGCAGAAAAATACTTTCCCTTGTATCAACTTGGCTTTAGTTGGTTGCCTTTTACCCTGGTGGGCTTATTCATCAGTATTTGTATTTGGTACCTTCAACAGCGGAGTCGTGTATAAATGCAACGACAGTATTTGAGTATTGATATTGGTGGGACAGAGATAAAGAGTGCATTAATTGATCACTCTGGTAATATTTTTGAGAGAAACCATGTCCCAACTCCTCATCAAAAAGAAGCGTTTCTGGCTGCAATCTTTGCTGTGGTTGAGCCAGTTTTAGAAAAGGTTACTGCGATTTGTGTCAGTCTTCCAGGAGTCGTTAATCCAACGACTGGAGAGGTAAAGTTTACTGGTACCCTTGGCTTTATGGGGACCTTTAACTTTGCGGCCTATCTGGAATCACGAGCTCATTGCCCAGTATATGTTGGTAATGATGCTAATTGTGCGACATTAGCAGAAATGTGGCTTGGCAATCTCAACGGTATCAGTAATGGTGCTGTAATTACATTAGGAACTTCCGTTGGCAGCGGGATTGTTATTAATAATCAGCTCTTGCATGGACCACATTTTCAGGCCGGTGAATTAAGTGCCATGATCATTGATAATGATGCGCCTGAACTTCACTATTCGACGATGGGGGCTGCTACTTCAGCAGTTAAGATGATTGAAACCATGGCTGATATTTGTGATATTAAGGATAAAACTGATGGCCGACGAGTATTTAAAGAAATTAATTGTCATAATCCAGTTATTTGGTCCTTATTTGAAGGATTTTGTCGGCGAGTAGCTGTTTTGATTTTAAATATTCAGACAGTTGTTGACCTTGAACGTGTGCTCATTGGTGGTGGCATTAGTACGCAAAAAATTTTAATTGATGAAATAAAGAAGCAATTTATGATTCTGCAGAAGAGTGATTACCGTCTTCATGATGATGTTACGATGCCAGAAATAATGACCGCAAAGTTTGGCAATGAGGCTAATTTATTAGGTGCATTGTATGGATTGCTATTGACAATTGAATAAAGTGAGTGGGAATTAACCTTCTCGACAAGGCGGTGGGCTAAGGATAGAACGGTGATTAGCAAGGCACGGGCTGATTAGCGTTCGAACTTAGCCTCGAGCCTTGTGGTTACGACGCGAAGCTAGTTCCGCGATATCTTAAATAATGTTCGTATAAATAAAGAGGCTGTTGAAAAAAGTGAAACAAATTGTTACTGGCATCGTTGCTCATGTCGATGCTGGAAAAACGACTTTAACCGAAGCACTCATGTATGAAACCGGCGCTATTCGAAAGCTAGGTCGCGTGGATAATGGAGATGCTTTTTTAGATCCTAACACACTCGAAAAGCAACGTGGAATCACTCTTTTTACTCATCAAGCTGAGCTAACATATAATGACCTTGCGCTTACCCTTCTCGATACC
The genomic region above belongs to Limosilactobacillus reuteri and contains:
- a CDS encoding APC family permease — protein: MELINTKKKNPKKLSFISIYFLGINGVIGSGAFLLPQVIYKDMDLASVLVLLCAAITVSMVALCYADLSSCFTGSGAAWLYSYNAFGRFTGYELGIFTWLLGCCTLSAEVVALLTTLRSFLSLFNTHWVYYVSVFGLILLFSIINFFGRTLVKLVDNLSSAAKMITILAFIVIGVFCIHFANFSPVIPHAATTGAMPLAKHFGAAFSVVFYMFTGFSFIPIAAKQMTDPEKNIPRVLIAVMVSVTIMYSLMMLVAIRILGTRMSKYSTLIANAFGTGVGKWGYILVIVGMLISIFGVAFAASFNTPSLIFSLANEHAMLPKWVGKKNRHDAPWVAIILTAVVSMVLVTQSYLFLVSCIVPASFVQYVPSILAVIKFKHTNEFPNHGFKLPGKYIIPVLALLISCYMVTNFTIKTITVGVVVAVLAAVSYFFIKVDEKHEAHHRAMLEKLKH
- a CDS encoding alpha/beta hydrolase yields the protein MEITIKRDGLKLYGLLEGTTTIINDTVAILMHGFKGNLGYDDSKILYALSHYLNQQGISTLRFDFDGTGHSDGEFKDMTVFSEILDGIKIIDYAHTTMQAKKIYLIGHSQGGVVASMLAAYYRDIITKLVLLAPAATLKDDALKGVCQGSQYDPNHIPETVDVHGFTVGGDYFRTAQLLPIYETAQHYSGPTLLIHGLADNVVSPEASKKYNVIMPNSELHLIPGEGHMFNGSRRQEILELVANFLKN
- the brnQ gene encoding branched-chain amino acid transport system II carrier protein — translated: MNSIKAACKTYLVIGSLIFGMLFGAGNLIFPVHLGQLAGNQWIAATGGFLLSGVLLPLFALLAISITHANGLYELALPNGKRFALIFLILVQIIIGPLCATPRTATVPYTIGVAPYLSKGMQGWGLLAYTGAFFLIVYFFATCEGKITEIIGKVLNPIFLIMLFLIFLLAFVHPMGSTTTPQPTPEYVNHAFSNGFIQGYNTVDALAALVFGVTIITAIRQLGFKSQQSVSLATTKGGMIGILGIGILYIGLIYLGTTSRHQFAIAANGGTTLNQIAHYYMREFGNVLLLTLATITCMTTAMGLVVAFAQDFHYRFPQISYKAFLRGNCLLSFLVANMGLDRIVSWSIPVLMFLYPLAIVLILLGIFSPLFKGASLIYRITTGITMIPAFFDMVNTFPPVLRDTTFSMSLIHFAEKYFPLYQLGFSWLPFTLVGLFISICIWYLQQRSRV
- a CDS encoding ROK family protein; the encoded protein is MQRQYLSIDIGGTEIKSALIDHSGNIFERNHVPTPHQKEAFLAAIFAVVEPVLEKVTAICVSLPGVVNPTTGEVKFTGTLGFMGTFNFAAYLESRAHCPVYVGNDANCATLAEMWLGNLNGISNGAVITLGTSVGSGIVINNQLLHGPHFQAGELSAMIIDNDAPELHYSTMGAATSAVKMIETMADICDIKDKTDGRRVFKEINCHNPVIWSLFEGFCRRVAVLILNIQTVVDLERVLIGGGISTQKILIDEIKKQFMILQKSDYRLHDDVTMPEIMTAKFGNEANLLGALYGLLLTIE